From a region of the Alosa sapidissima isolate fAloSap1 chromosome 9, fAloSap1.pri, whole genome shotgun sequence genome:
- the gtpbp1l gene encoding GTP binding protein 1, like isoform X2 has translation MRLCKSYFRCTRHGCFSLNTNFINLQVLDMAATESSLSPSSIAVADTVVPACMFAPDRGSDDDPSGGDCYEDGEAHNGEAEDHLDLTSKMALVSPTGEQYDVLFRQLRERMDEGCGETIYVVGMGSDGGEYGLNEQDMEASVATVQSLCEQVEADLILLRERAETGGCVRDYLIRRRVGDTDFLEVRVAVVGNVDAGKSTLLGVLTHGELDNGRGFARQKLFRHKHEMESGRTSSVGNDILGFDQHGQVVNKPDSHGGSLDWTKICERSSKVITFIDLAGHEKYLKTTVFGMTGHLPDFCMLMVGSNAGIVGMTKEHLGLALALNVPVFVVVTKIDMCPANILQETLKLLQRLLKSPGCRKIPVLVQNKDDVIVTASNFSSERMCPIFQISNVTGENMDLLKMFLNLLSSRTTFRDDEPAEFQIDDTYSVPGVGTVVSGTTLRGLIRLNDTLLLGPDPLGAFIPIAVKSIHRKRMPVKEVRGGQTASFALKKIKRSSIRKGMVMVSPRLSPQACWEFEAEILVLHHPTTISPRYQAMVHCGSIRQTATILTMNRDCLRTGDKALVHFRFIKTPEYLHCDQRLVFREGRTKAVGTITKLLQSPNNLPSHSKPQQMKMQSSKKTSPHGDGTTAPNEEPGLLEGNQSSAQPKQGGGGRRRGGQRHRGKGLTSLLVPPAAGAGSG, from the exons ATGCGTCTCTGCAAAAGCTACTTCCGTTGCACTAGACATGGATGTTTTAGTTTAAACACAAACTTTATAAACTTACAG GTATTAGACATGGCGGCGACCGAGTCGAGTTTAAGCCCGAGTTCAATAGCAGTGGCAGACACTGTTGTACCTGCCTGCATGTTTGCTCCAGACCGGGGAAGCGACGATGATCCATCTGGAGGGGACTGTTATGAGGACGGGGAAGCTCACAATGGCGAGGCCGAGGATCATTTAGACCTCACTAGCAAG ATGGCTCTGGTCAGTCCAACTGGAGAACAGTATGATGTGTTATTTCGACAGCTCAGGGAGAGGATGGATGAGGGTTGTGGGGAGACCATCTACGTGGTGGGAATGGGCTCAG ACGGCGGTGAGTACGGGCTGAACGAGCAGGACATGGAGGCGTCGGTGGCCACGGTGCAGTCGCTGTGCGAGCAGGTGGAGGCTGACCTCATCCTGCTGAGAGAGCGGGCAGAGACGGGGGGCTGCGTGCGCGACTACCTCATTCGTCGCCGCGTCGGGGACACCGACTTCCTGGAAGTCAG AGTGGCCGTGGTGGGGAACGTCGACGCTGGTAAGAGTACGCTACTGGGCGTGCTCACCCACGGAGAGCTGGACAACGGCCGCGGCTTTGCCCGCCAGAAACTCTTCCGCCACAAACACGAGATGGAGAGCGGCCGCACAAGCAGCGTGGGCAACGACATCCTGGGCTTTGACCAACATGGACAG GTGGTGAACAAACCAGATAGCCACGGCGGCAGCCTGGACTGGACCAAGATCTGCGAGCGCTCCTCCAAGGTCATCACCTTCATCGACCTGGCGGGTCACGAGAAGTACCTCAAGACCACCGTGTTCGGCATGACTGGACACCTGCCGGACTTCTGCATGCTCATG gTTGGCAGTAATGCAGGGATTGTGGGAATGACAAAAGAGCATCTTGGCCTGGCTTTGGCATTAAATGTCCCCGTGTTTGTTGTGGTCACAAAAATAGACATGTGCCCAGCCAATATTTTACAAG AGACGCTGAAATTACTGCAGAGGTTACTCAAATCTCCGGGCTGCAGGAAAATCCCTGTCTTGGTACAGAACAAAGATGACGTTATAGTCACCGCCTCCAACTTCAGCTCAGAGAG AATGTGCCCCATATTTCAGATCTCCAACGTGACGGGAGAGAACATGGACCTGCTGAAGATGTTCCTCAACCTGCTGTCGTCCAGGACTACGTTCCGGGACGACGAGCCAGCCGAGTTTCAGATCGATGATACATACTCAGTACCG GGTGTGGGCACGGTGGTGTCGGGCACCACGTTACGCGGGCTCATCCGCCTCAACGACACCCTGCTACTGGGGCCGGACCCCCTGGGCGCCTTCATCCCCATCGCCGTCAAGTCCATCCACCGCAAGCGCATGCCGGTCAAGGAGGTCCGCGGTGGCCAGACGGCCTCCTTCGCCCTCAAGAAGATCAAGCGCTCGTCCATACGCAAGGGCATGGTCATGGTGTCGCCCCGGCTCAGCCCGCAGGCATGCTGGGAGTTTGAGGCCGAGATCCTGGTGCTGCACCACCCTACCACCATCTCGCCACGCTACCAGGCCATGG TGCACTGTGGCAGCATCAGGCAAACGGCCACCATCCTGACCATGAACAGGGACTGCCTGCGCACGGGGGACAAGGCCCTGGTCCACTTCCGCTTCATCAAGACGCCCGAGTACCTGCACTGCGACCAGAGGCTGGTCTTCAGGGAGGGCCGCACCAAGGCCGTGGGCACCATCACCAAG TTATTACAGTCGCCCAACAACCTGCCCTCCCACTCCAAACCCCAGCAAATGAAAATGCAGTCCAGCAAGAAGACGTCACCGCATGGAGACGGAACGACAGCGCCAAACGAGGAACCAGGGTTATTAGAGGGCAACCAAAGCTCTGCACag cCAAAACAGGGTGGTGGTGGGCGACGGCGAGGAGGCCAGAGGCACCGTGGTAAAGGTCTCACCAGCCTCTTGGTGCCCCCTGCTGCCGGAGCAGGAAGCGGCTAA
- the gtpbp1l gene encoding GTP binding protein 1, like isoform X3 — protein MAATESSLSPSSIAVADTVVPACMFAPDRGSDDDPSGGDCYEDGEAHNGEAEDHLDLTSKMALVSPTGEQYDVLFRQLRERMDEGCGETIYVVGMGSDGGEYGLNEQDMEASVATVQSLCEQVEADLILLRERAETGGCVRDYLIRRRVGDTDFLEVRVAVVGNVDAGKSTLLGVLTHGELDNGRGFARQKLFRHKHEMESGRTSSVGNDILGFDQHGQVVNKPDSHGGSLDWTKICERSSKVITFIDLAGHEKYLKTTVFGMTGHLPDFCMLMVGSNAGIVGMTKEHLGLALALNVPVFVVVTKIDMCPANILQETLKLLQRLLKSPGCRKIPVLVQNKDDVIVTASNFSSERMCPIFQISNVTGENMDLLKMFLNLLSSRTTFRDDEPAEFQIDDTYSVPGVGTVVSGTTLRGLIRLNDTLLLGPDPLGAFIPIAVKSIHRKRMPVKEVRGGQTASFALKKIKRSSIRKGMVMVSPRLSPQACWEFEAEILVLHHPTTISPRYQAMVHCGSIRQTATILTMNRDCLRTGDKALVHFRFIKTPEYLHCDQRLVFREGRTKAVGTITKLLQSPNNLPSHSKPQQMKMQSSKKTSPHGDGTTAPNEEPGLLEGNQSSAQPVGEEDSQSRDGNKENKPKQGGGGRRRGGQRHRGKGLTSLLVPPAAGAGSG, from the exons ATGGCGGCGACCGAGTCGAGTTTAAGCCCGAGTTCAATAGCAGTGGCAGACACTGTTGTACCTGCCTGCATGTTTGCTCCAGACCGGGGAAGCGACGATGATCCATCTGGAGGGGACTGTTATGAGGACGGGGAAGCTCACAATGGCGAGGCCGAGGATCATTTAGACCTCACTAGCAAG ATGGCTCTGGTCAGTCCAACTGGAGAACAGTATGATGTGTTATTTCGACAGCTCAGGGAGAGGATGGATGAGGGTTGTGGGGAGACCATCTACGTGGTGGGAATGGGCTCAG ACGGCGGTGAGTACGGGCTGAACGAGCAGGACATGGAGGCGTCGGTGGCCACGGTGCAGTCGCTGTGCGAGCAGGTGGAGGCTGACCTCATCCTGCTGAGAGAGCGGGCAGAGACGGGGGGCTGCGTGCGCGACTACCTCATTCGTCGCCGCGTCGGGGACACCGACTTCCTGGAAGTCAG AGTGGCCGTGGTGGGGAACGTCGACGCTGGTAAGAGTACGCTACTGGGCGTGCTCACCCACGGAGAGCTGGACAACGGCCGCGGCTTTGCCCGCCAGAAACTCTTCCGCCACAAACACGAGATGGAGAGCGGCCGCACAAGCAGCGTGGGCAACGACATCCTGGGCTTTGACCAACATGGACAG GTGGTGAACAAACCAGATAGCCACGGCGGCAGCCTGGACTGGACCAAGATCTGCGAGCGCTCCTCCAAGGTCATCACCTTCATCGACCTGGCGGGTCACGAGAAGTACCTCAAGACCACCGTGTTCGGCATGACTGGACACCTGCCGGACTTCTGCATGCTCATG gTTGGCAGTAATGCAGGGATTGTGGGAATGACAAAAGAGCATCTTGGCCTGGCTTTGGCATTAAATGTCCCCGTGTTTGTTGTGGTCACAAAAATAGACATGTGCCCAGCCAATATTTTACAAG AGACGCTGAAATTACTGCAGAGGTTACTCAAATCTCCGGGCTGCAGGAAAATCCCTGTCTTGGTACAGAACAAAGATGACGTTATAGTCACCGCCTCCAACTTCAGCTCAGAGAG AATGTGCCCCATATTTCAGATCTCCAACGTGACGGGAGAGAACATGGACCTGCTGAAGATGTTCCTCAACCTGCTGTCGTCCAGGACTACGTTCCGGGACGACGAGCCAGCCGAGTTTCAGATCGATGATACATACTCAGTACCG GGTGTGGGCACGGTGGTGTCGGGCACCACGTTACGCGGGCTCATCCGCCTCAACGACACCCTGCTACTGGGGCCGGACCCCCTGGGCGCCTTCATCCCCATCGCCGTCAAGTCCATCCACCGCAAGCGCATGCCGGTCAAGGAGGTCCGCGGTGGCCAGACGGCCTCCTTCGCCCTCAAGAAGATCAAGCGCTCGTCCATACGCAAGGGCATGGTCATGGTGTCGCCCCGGCTCAGCCCGCAGGCATGCTGGGAGTTTGAGGCCGAGATCCTGGTGCTGCACCACCCTACCACCATCTCGCCACGCTACCAGGCCATGG TGCACTGTGGCAGCATCAGGCAAACGGCCACCATCCTGACCATGAACAGGGACTGCCTGCGCACGGGGGACAAGGCCCTGGTCCACTTCCGCTTCATCAAGACGCCCGAGTACCTGCACTGCGACCAGAGGCTGGTCTTCAGGGAGGGCCGCACCAAGGCCGTGGGCACCATCACCAAG TTATTACAGTCGCCCAACAACCTGCCCTCCCACTCCAAACCCCAGCAAATGAAAATGCAGTCCAGCAAGAAGACGTCACCGCATGGAGACGGAACGACAGCGCCAAACGAGGAACCAGGGTTATTAGAGGGCAACCAAAGCTCTGCACag CCAGTGGGGGAGGAGGACTCGCAAAGTAGAGACGGCAACAAAGAGAACAag cCAAAACAGGGTGGTGGTGGGCGACGGCGAGGAGGCCAGAGGCACCGTGGTAAAGGTCTCACCAGCCTCTTGGTGCCCCCTGCTGCCGGAGCAGGAAGCGGCTAA
- the gtpbp1l gene encoding GTP binding protein 1, like isoform X1 — translation MRLCKSYFRCTRHGCFSLNTNFINLQVLDMAATESSLSPSSIAVADTVVPACMFAPDRGSDDDPSGGDCYEDGEAHNGEAEDHLDLTSKMALVSPTGEQYDVLFRQLRERMDEGCGETIYVVGMGSDGGEYGLNEQDMEASVATVQSLCEQVEADLILLRERAETGGCVRDYLIRRRVGDTDFLEVRVAVVGNVDAGKSTLLGVLTHGELDNGRGFARQKLFRHKHEMESGRTSSVGNDILGFDQHGQVVNKPDSHGGSLDWTKICERSSKVITFIDLAGHEKYLKTTVFGMTGHLPDFCMLMVGSNAGIVGMTKEHLGLALALNVPVFVVVTKIDMCPANILQETLKLLQRLLKSPGCRKIPVLVQNKDDVIVTASNFSSERMCPIFQISNVTGENMDLLKMFLNLLSSRTTFRDDEPAEFQIDDTYSVPGVGTVVSGTTLRGLIRLNDTLLLGPDPLGAFIPIAVKSIHRKRMPVKEVRGGQTASFALKKIKRSSIRKGMVMVSPRLSPQACWEFEAEILVLHHPTTISPRYQAMVHCGSIRQTATILTMNRDCLRTGDKALVHFRFIKTPEYLHCDQRLVFREGRTKAVGTITKLLQSPNNLPSHSKPQQMKMQSSKKTSPHGDGTTAPNEEPGLLEGNQSSAQPVGEEDSQSRDGNKENKPKQGGGGRRRGGQRHRGKGLTSLLVPPAAGAGSG, via the exons ATGCGTCTCTGCAAAAGCTACTTCCGTTGCACTAGACATGGATGTTTTAGTTTAAACACAAACTTTATAAACTTACAG GTATTAGACATGGCGGCGACCGAGTCGAGTTTAAGCCCGAGTTCAATAGCAGTGGCAGACACTGTTGTACCTGCCTGCATGTTTGCTCCAGACCGGGGAAGCGACGATGATCCATCTGGAGGGGACTGTTATGAGGACGGGGAAGCTCACAATGGCGAGGCCGAGGATCATTTAGACCTCACTAGCAAG ATGGCTCTGGTCAGTCCAACTGGAGAACAGTATGATGTGTTATTTCGACAGCTCAGGGAGAGGATGGATGAGGGTTGTGGGGAGACCATCTACGTGGTGGGAATGGGCTCAG ACGGCGGTGAGTACGGGCTGAACGAGCAGGACATGGAGGCGTCGGTGGCCACGGTGCAGTCGCTGTGCGAGCAGGTGGAGGCTGACCTCATCCTGCTGAGAGAGCGGGCAGAGACGGGGGGCTGCGTGCGCGACTACCTCATTCGTCGCCGCGTCGGGGACACCGACTTCCTGGAAGTCAG AGTGGCCGTGGTGGGGAACGTCGACGCTGGTAAGAGTACGCTACTGGGCGTGCTCACCCACGGAGAGCTGGACAACGGCCGCGGCTTTGCCCGCCAGAAACTCTTCCGCCACAAACACGAGATGGAGAGCGGCCGCACAAGCAGCGTGGGCAACGACATCCTGGGCTTTGACCAACATGGACAG GTGGTGAACAAACCAGATAGCCACGGCGGCAGCCTGGACTGGACCAAGATCTGCGAGCGCTCCTCCAAGGTCATCACCTTCATCGACCTGGCGGGTCACGAGAAGTACCTCAAGACCACCGTGTTCGGCATGACTGGACACCTGCCGGACTTCTGCATGCTCATG gTTGGCAGTAATGCAGGGATTGTGGGAATGACAAAAGAGCATCTTGGCCTGGCTTTGGCATTAAATGTCCCCGTGTTTGTTGTGGTCACAAAAATAGACATGTGCCCAGCCAATATTTTACAAG AGACGCTGAAATTACTGCAGAGGTTACTCAAATCTCCGGGCTGCAGGAAAATCCCTGTCTTGGTACAGAACAAAGATGACGTTATAGTCACCGCCTCCAACTTCAGCTCAGAGAG AATGTGCCCCATATTTCAGATCTCCAACGTGACGGGAGAGAACATGGACCTGCTGAAGATGTTCCTCAACCTGCTGTCGTCCAGGACTACGTTCCGGGACGACGAGCCAGCCGAGTTTCAGATCGATGATACATACTCAGTACCG GGTGTGGGCACGGTGGTGTCGGGCACCACGTTACGCGGGCTCATCCGCCTCAACGACACCCTGCTACTGGGGCCGGACCCCCTGGGCGCCTTCATCCCCATCGCCGTCAAGTCCATCCACCGCAAGCGCATGCCGGTCAAGGAGGTCCGCGGTGGCCAGACGGCCTCCTTCGCCCTCAAGAAGATCAAGCGCTCGTCCATACGCAAGGGCATGGTCATGGTGTCGCCCCGGCTCAGCCCGCAGGCATGCTGGGAGTTTGAGGCCGAGATCCTGGTGCTGCACCACCCTACCACCATCTCGCCACGCTACCAGGCCATGG TGCACTGTGGCAGCATCAGGCAAACGGCCACCATCCTGACCATGAACAGGGACTGCCTGCGCACGGGGGACAAGGCCCTGGTCCACTTCCGCTTCATCAAGACGCCCGAGTACCTGCACTGCGACCAGAGGCTGGTCTTCAGGGAGGGCCGCACCAAGGCCGTGGGCACCATCACCAAG TTATTACAGTCGCCCAACAACCTGCCCTCCCACTCCAAACCCCAGCAAATGAAAATGCAGTCCAGCAAGAAGACGTCACCGCATGGAGACGGAACGACAGCGCCAAACGAGGAACCAGGGTTATTAGAGGGCAACCAAAGCTCTGCACag CCAGTGGGGGAGGAGGACTCGCAAAGTAGAGACGGCAACAAAGAGAACAag cCAAAACAGGGTGGTGGTGGGCGACGGCGAGGAGGCCAGAGGCACCGTGGTAAAGGTCTCACCAGCCTCTTGGTGCCCCCTGCTGCCGGAGCAGGAAGCGGCTAA